Proteins encoded within one genomic window of Leptidea sinapis chromosome 7, ilLepSina1.1, whole genome shotgun sequence:
- the LOC126965395 gene encoding DDB1- and CUL4-associated factor 13 isoform X1 gives MSGLKIKVISRNPEDYLRATKRDIHKIQRNYDPSLHPLEAPREYVRSLNAVKLERVFAKPFLGSLDGHTDGVSSMAKHPRKLAVLASGAFDGEVRIWDLASRKCKRNFIAHEGWVRAVCFTPSGQTFSTVGDDKTIKTWKSDVESGDDEDPVNTLLSMSVVSGISHNRDKPLFATCGENCQLWENTRNEPVKVFKWGVDSLNHVAFNQVETNLLAACASDRSIILYDCRESGPLRKVVMELRSNALSWNPMEAFIFTVANEDYNLYTFDVRKLRQPVNIHMDHTSAVIDVDYAPTGREFVAGSYDKTIRIFETLKGHSRDVYHTKRMQRLTCVKWSLDNKYVLSGSDEMNIRMWKARASEKLGVLKPRERTALNYADSLKEKFASHPQVKRIARHRHVPKHIMNAQKELRTIREKNRKKEANRRAHSKPGTVPVVPERRKHVVKEDE, from the exons atgtctggtctaaaaataaaagttataagtcGTAATCCAGAAGATTACTTACGTGCGACTAAAAGGGATATTCATAAAA TACAAAGAAATTATGATCCAAGTCTTCATCCTCTTGAGGCTCCTCGTGAATACGTTCGTTCTTTAAATGCCGTCAAATTGGAGAGAGTTTTTGCGAAGCCTTTTTTAGGAAGCTTAGATGGACACACAGATGGCGTATCTAGCATGGCCAAGCACCCAAGGAAGCTAGCAGTCTTAGCTAGTGGGGCTTTTGATGGTGAGGTCAGGATATGGGATTTGGCTTCTAGAAAATGCAAAAGGAATTTCATAGCTCATGAAGGTTGGGTTCGTGCTGTTTGTTTTACTCCAAGTGGTCAAACATTTAGCACAGTAGGAGATGATAAAACTATTAAGACATGGAAATCAGACGTTGAGTCTGGTGATGATGAAGACCCAGTTAATACATTATTAAGTATGTCTGTAGTATCAGGTATAAGTCACAACAGAGATAAACCTTTATTTGCCACATGTGGAGAGAATTGTCAGCTGTGGGAAAATACAAGGAATGAACCTGTAAAAGTTTTTAAATGGGGTGTTGACAGTCTGAACCATGTAGCATTTAATCAG GTAGAAACAAATTTACTGGCAGCATGTGCGAGCGAtagaagtataatattatatgattgtAGAGAGTCTGGTCCATTAAGAAAAGTTGTGATGGAGTTAAGGTCAAATGCTCTCTCATGGAACCCAATGGAGGCATTTATATTTACCGTAGCAAATGAAGATTATAA TCTATACACATTCGATGTGAGAAAACTTAGGCAACCGGTCAACATTCATATGGACCACACTTCGGCTGTGATTGATGTGGATTATGCTCCGACCGGTAGAGAATTTGTTGCTGGTAGTTATGACAAGACAATAAGAATATTTGAAACACTGAAAGGTCATTCGCGCGATGTCTATCACACAAAACGGATGCAACGGCTGACATGTGTGAAATGGTCACTGGACAACAAATATGTACTATCCGGTTCAGATGAAATGAATATTAGAATGTGGAAAGCGAGAGCCTCCGAGAAGCTTGGTGTT CTCAAACCACGGGAACGTACAGCACTTAATTATGCAGATTCCCTGAAAGAGAAGTTCGCCAGCCATCCGCAAGTGAAGCGTATAGCTAGGCACAGGCATGTTCCCAAACATATAATGAACGCCCAGAAGGAATTGAGAACGATTCGAGAGAAGAATAGGAAGAAGGAAGCGAACAGGAGAGCTCACAGTAAACCTGGCACTGTCCCTGTAGTGCCCGAGCGCAGGAAACACGTTGTTAAAGAAGAcgaatga
- the LOC126965395 gene encoding DDB1- and CUL4-associated factor 13 isoform X2: MAKHPRKLAVLASGAFDGEVRIWDLASRKCKRNFIAHEGWVRAVCFTPSGQTFSTVGDDKTIKTWKSDVESGDDEDPVNTLLSMSVVSGISHNRDKPLFATCGENCQLWENTRNEPVKVFKWGVDSLNHVAFNQVETNLLAACASDRSIILYDCRESGPLRKVVMELRSNALSWNPMEAFIFTVANEDYNLYTFDVRKLRQPVNIHMDHTSAVIDVDYAPTGREFVAGSYDKTIRIFETLKGHSRDVYHTKRMQRLTCVKWSLDNKYVLSGSDEMNIRMWKARASEKLGVLKPRERTALNYADSLKEKFASHPQVKRIARHRHVPKHIMNAQKELRTIREKNRKKEANRRAHSKPGTVPVVPERRKHVVKEDE, translated from the exons ATGGCCAAGCACCCAAGGAAGCTAGCAGTCTTAGCTAGTGGGGCTTTTGATGGTGAGGTCAGGATATGGGATTTGGCTTCTAGAAAATGCAAAAGGAATTTCATAGCTCATGAAGGTTGGGTTCGTGCTGTTTGTTTTACTCCAAGTGGTCAAACATTTAGCACAGTAGGAGATGATAAAACTATTAAGACATGGAAATCAGACGTTGAGTCTGGTGATGATGAAGACCCAGTTAATACATTATTAAGTATGTCTGTAGTATCAGGTATAAGTCACAACAGAGATAAACCTTTATTTGCCACATGTGGAGAGAATTGTCAGCTGTGGGAAAATACAAGGAATGAACCTGTAAAAGTTTTTAAATGGGGTGTTGACAGTCTGAACCATGTAGCATTTAATCAG GTAGAAACAAATTTACTGGCAGCATGTGCGAGCGAtagaagtataatattatatgattgtAGAGAGTCTGGTCCATTAAGAAAAGTTGTGATGGAGTTAAGGTCAAATGCTCTCTCATGGAACCCAATGGAGGCATTTATATTTACCGTAGCAAATGAAGATTATAA TCTATACACATTCGATGTGAGAAAACTTAGGCAACCGGTCAACATTCATATGGACCACACTTCGGCTGTGATTGATGTGGATTATGCTCCGACCGGTAGAGAATTTGTTGCTGGTAGTTATGACAAGACAATAAGAATATTTGAAACACTGAAAGGTCATTCGCGCGATGTCTATCACACAAAACGGATGCAACGGCTGACATGTGTGAAATGGTCACTGGACAACAAATATGTACTATCCGGTTCAGATGAAATGAATATTAGAATGTGGAAAGCGAGAGCCTCCGAGAAGCTTGGTGTT CTCAAACCACGGGAACGTACAGCACTTAATTATGCAGATTCCCTGAAAGAGAAGTTCGCCAGCCATCCGCAAGTGAAGCGTATAGCTAGGCACAGGCATGTTCCCAAACATATAATGAACGCCCAGAAGGAATTGAGAACGATTCGAGAGAAGAATAGGAAGAAGGAAGCGAACAGGAGAGCTCACAGTAAACCTGGCACTGTCCCTGTAGTGCCCGAGCGCAGGAAACACGTTGTTAAAGAAGAcgaatga